The following proteins are encoded in a genomic region of Arachis ipaensis cultivar K30076 chromosome B02, Araip1.1, whole genome shotgun sequence:
- the LOC107625344 gene encoding multiple organellar RNA editing factor 2, chloroplastic-like isoform X1 translates to MAMARSLSVCSLRFSFLLPRCLHSTAAPPLPTLILARRHNPAAAALCRSLPPVAARFTAVRCNANRAAENLAYSPLNNSSSGSNFSERPPTDMAPLFPGCDYEHWLIVMDKPGGEGATKQQMIDCYIQTLAKVLGSEEEAKKKIYNVSCERYFGFGCEIDEETSNKLEGLPGVLFVLPDSYVDPENKDYGAELFVNGEIVQRSPERQRRVEPQPQRHQDRPRYNDRTRYARRR, encoded by the exons ATGGCGATGGCAAGATCACTGTCTGTCTGCTCCCTTCGCTTCTCTTTCCTCCTTCCACGCTGCCTTCACTCCACTGCCGCCCCTCCGCTCCCAACCCTCATCCTCGCCCGTCGTCACAACCCCGCTGCCGCCGCCCTCTGTCGCTCCCTCCCTCCCGTTGCCGCCCGCTTTACCGCCGTCCGCTGCAATGCCAACCGCGCCGCTGAGAACTTGGCTTACTCGCCGCTGAACAACAGCTCGTCGGGTTCCAACTTCAGCGAGCGGCCGCCCACCGACATGGCCCCGCTGTTCCCAGGGTGCGATTACGAACATTGGCTGATCGTCATGGACAAGCCCGGTGGCGAGGGTGCCACCAAGCAACAGATGATCGATTGCTACATTCAGACCCTCGCCAAGGTCCTTGGAAG tgaagaggaagctaagaagAAGATTTACAATGTTTCATGTGAGAGGTACTTCGGGTTTGGATGTGAGATTGATGAAGAGACCTCTAATAAGCTGGAAG GGTTGCCTGGAGTTCTGTTTGTTCTCCCAGATTCATATGTTGATCCTGAAAACAAGGACTATGGTG CTGAACTATTTGTGAATGGAGAAATCGTCCAGAGATCACCTGAAAGACAGAGAAGGGTGGAGCCACAGCCACAACGGCATCAAGACAGGCCAAGATACAATGATAGAACAAGGTATGCTCGACGCAGATAA
- the LOC107625344 gene encoding multiple organellar RNA editing factor 2, chloroplastic-like isoform X2 produces the protein MAMARSLSVCSLRFSFLLPRCLHSTAAPPLPTLILARRHNPAAAALCRSLPPVAARFTAVRCNANRAAENLAYSPLNNSSSGSNFSERPPTDMAPLFPGCDYEHWLIVMDKPGGEGATKQQMIDCYIQTLAKVLGSEEEAKKKIYNVSCERYFGFGCEIDEETSNKLEGLPGVLFVLPDSYVDPENKDYGG, from the exons ATGGCGATGGCAAGATCACTGTCTGTCTGCTCCCTTCGCTTCTCTTTCCTCCTTCCACGCTGCCTTCACTCCACTGCCGCCCCTCCGCTCCCAACCCTCATCCTCGCCCGTCGTCACAACCCCGCTGCCGCCGCCCTCTGTCGCTCCCTCCCTCCCGTTGCCGCCCGCTTTACCGCCGTCCGCTGCAATGCCAACCGCGCCGCTGAGAACTTGGCTTACTCGCCGCTGAACAACAGCTCGTCGGGTTCCAACTTCAGCGAGCGGCCGCCCACCGACATGGCCCCGCTGTTCCCAGGGTGCGATTACGAACATTGGCTGATCGTCATGGACAAGCCCGGTGGCGAGGGTGCCACCAAGCAACAGATGATCGATTGCTACATTCAGACCCTCGCCAAGGTCCTTGGAAG tgaagaggaagctaagaagAAGATTTACAATGTTTCATGTGAGAGGTACTTCGGGTTTGGATGTGAGATTGATGAAGAGACCTCTAATAAGCTGGAAG GGTTGCCTGGAGTTCTGTTTGTTCTCCCAGATTCATATGTTGATCCTGAAAACAAGGACTATGGTG GCTAA